Below is a genomic region from Candidatus Protochlamydia phocaeensis.
ATAGCTAAGCAGCGTCAAGCATAAGAGGGCGGCAAAGTTTGTTTCCAAATCCATATCGCGGCGGCTTTCCATCATCAATACCCCTAATCCCTCTTGAGAGCCTGCCCATTCTCCCGCCACTGCAGCGATGCCTGCAATAGCTGCTGCCAGGCGCAATCCGCTGAAAAAATGGGGCAGCGCCCAGGGCAGCTTTAGCTTTGTCAAGACTTGCCAAGTTGTCGCTTGATGCGTTTTAAAAAAATCTTCAAATTCTTGGGGAACAGAGCGCAATCCTTGATAAATGTTAATCGTCAAAGGAAAGAAAACCATCAAAGCTGTTGGAATGACAATCGCGGTAAAAGACCAGCCAAACCATACCACCATAATAGGAGCTAAGGTAAACATCGGAATGCACTGCACTAAAATGAATAAGGGCTGCAAAACGGAAGAGGCCAATCGCGAGCGGTCCATTATCCAGGCAGAAGGGAAAGCCGCCAGCAAGGCTATCGCCAATCCAGCGACCATCTCTTTTAGCGTAACAATCGTATGAAACCCAAAGCGGTCAGCTTTATCCCATAAGCGGAGAATAACTTGCGATGGAGAGGGAATGACAAAAATGAAATCATGATTAAAATAATTAAACAGCTCCCAACTTATAAGGAAGGCTATTAAAAAGAATGTAATGGGCAAAACCTTCTTCATTCGTGCTATTATTGACTCCGAGAATTAATGGTTTAAGCACTGGATTAAGGCCATTGCGGCGATCAAGCGAAGAGTCTGAGAAGGCTCCTTAAGGGCTTCAATGAGAAAAGGCACAGAGGTCATCGATCCAATCCGCCCTAACCCTTCCAAAATTTTGGCCTTTGTCTCTTTATCGCTTTCTTGATACCCCTGCTCCAATACCTTAATCGGGCTTTCTTCGTGCGACCATAAAGAGAGAACAAGAGCGGCCTGGATGCGGACTTTGGCCTGAGGATCTTGCAAAAGCTGTTGAACTAAATCAATGGCAGCCTCATCTCCTTCCGTAAGCAGCAAAGCAGACGCCATTGCCGAAACACCCCAAGACCGCTCGGATAAAAACTGGCGAATCGATTCTTGAGCATGCGGAGCTTTTAAAATCGCTAAGATATTGAATAGTTTTAAGCGGATAAGCTGATTGTCCGTTTCGGGAGTAGAAAGCCCGCTTTCCCCTTTTTTCAGCGACCGGCTGTTTATCGAAGAAAATATCCCGCAATCCATCTCACACCAGCGTTCTTTCTCCTGATCCATAATTTGCCCTATCATAAAAGCCGCTTTGGCACTCGCCAGCCGCTGCCCAACTAATCCAAGGGCTAAATTTAAACGAACATAGGGATCAGAATGAGAGTCTAAAAGTTGCAACGCATAGTCAGCTCCATATTTCCCTGCTGCTGCCAAAGCCGCGGCAGCAAGCACGCGCACCTCTCGCCTTTCACTTGCCAAATAGGCATAAAAGGCTTGCTGTCCCTCTTCGGGAGCATAAAGCGTCAACAGCCAGGCGGCAGAAATGCCAACTTTGAAGTTCGCATCTTTAGTTGCCCTTCTGGCTAAATCCAAAACAATCTCTTTCTCCTCTTTAGGCCTAAGCAATCCCAATGCCTGAATGGCAGCCGTGCGCACGTCCGGCTGATAATCAGAGGAAAGAAGGATCAACTGATCTAAATCTCGCATAGACTGAAAGTGAGCGATGGCTTGGCAAGCCAGCAAGCGCAATCCCGCCCGATTGCTGGAAGCCAGGCGGACGATCTCATGGCGCTGAATTTCATCTAAAATGTCCAGAAGGGATTCTATCGCCAGCGCTTTTTCTTCAGCTAAGCTTTCATTCGATGCAATAAGGGCTTCCAAGTCCGGCTGCAATTCGGCTACTTTCATTCGTCCGATCGCTTCGATGACCTCCTTCCTCACAAGCCACATCTTCTCTTCCCTAAAAAGACGCTTCACTTCGTTGACAAGCTTGGCGTCATGCAAATGGCCAGCCAATTTGACAGCAACAGCTCGGATGGCATAATTGGGATCCCTCATTCCTTGAAAAAGAATATTGACGCCTTTTGTATCTTGAGCAAAAAAAGCTGCCAATAATGCCATCTGGCGCATAATCAACGAAGAAGAGTGCGATGCTTTATTTAATATTCCCCAAGCCATCTCTTCAATTAATTTACGCGGCAACTCTTTTTCTGGAAATGCCGATCGATAATCATCCCAAGCCCTTAACATCTCTTTTTCCCAGCCTAAATGGGCTAAAGACCGAATATAAGCTTCATGAACAAAGTCGCAGCGAGGATAAAGATCAAGCGCTTGCCTGGCCTCTTCATATGCAGAGGCAAAGTCTTTGATGATAAAGTGGGCCTGCACCCTCCTAGCCCTTATTTGAGGATCTGATAATGGATCTGCAAAAAGGGAAAAGGAAAAAAAAGAGGCTGCGAAGATGACGATCAAATAGGCTGGCCATTGCAGGCTAAACAGAAAATATGTTTGCCTCCGCAAGAAACGCTTCTTTCTATTGAATAGAGTCTCTCGGTC
It encodes:
- a CDS encoding HEAT repeat domain-containing protein, giving the protein MLKECSIIMQAAKRHGHMGLSKREHDRETLFNRKKRFLRRQTYFLFSLQWPAYLIVIFAASFFSFSLFADPLSDPQIRARRVQAHFIIKDFASAYEEARQALDLYPRCDFVHEAYIRSLAHLGWEKEMLRAWDDYRSAFPEKELPRKLIEEMAWGILNKASHSSSLIMRQMALLAAFFAQDTKGVNILFQGMRDPNYAIRAVAVKLAGHLHDAKLVNEVKRLFREEKMWLVRKEVIEAIGRMKVAELQPDLEALIASNESLAEEKALAIESLLDILDEIQRHEIVRLASSNRAGLRLLACQAIAHFQSMRDLDQLILLSSDYQPDVRTAAIQALGLLRPKEEKEIVLDLARRATKDANFKVGISAAWLLTLYAPEEGQQAFYAYLASERREVRVLAAAALAAAGKYGADYALQLLDSHSDPYVRLNLALGLVGQRLASAKAAFMIGQIMDQEKERWCEMDCGIFSSINSRSLKKGESGLSTPETDNQLIRLKLFNILAILKAPHAQESIRQFLSERSWGVSAMASALLLTEGDEAAIDLVQQLLQDPQAKVRIQAALVLSLWSHEESPIKVLEQGYQESDKETKAKILEGLGRIGSMTSVPFLIEALKEPSQTLRLIAAMALIQCLNH